In Deltaproteobacteria bacterium, the genomic window GGATTCCTTCGCCCCTTGCGGGAGGAGACGGGCCCGCCAACGCCATTGGAAGATCGGGTGTTTTTCCAATTCCCAGTGAAACCGCCGAAAAATCTGGATGGAGATATCTTGGTCATCCTTTCCCGCCAGATAACGATTCCCGTTCTCTTCACGAACCTCATACACCTGCCGTGCCTTCCCCCCCTGAAACGGGAAGGTTCGAAAGTGCCTTGGAAATTTTTGAACGAAGCTGTTCGAAAAATTTTCTATTTGTAAAGGGGCGTTGGGGGGACCTGGATCTCTTTCTTCGGCGGGTAAATTGGAGCAAATTCCGCTCCAAAATGAGAAAGTCAAAAGAACAACAGTCGATTTATTCATAATTCAACCAGACGAAGATGGGTTCCTTATAGAGGGGGTACGGCACCCCTTTTTGAACCGTTTTTAAGGCAGCCTCATCAAAAATCGTTTGACCGGAAGACTGCTCTACCACCAGCTGCGACAAACCACCCTCCCCGTTAATTTGAAATCGAACACCAACCTTTCCGCTCTTTCCCATTTTCTGGGCGAGGTACGGATAATATCGGTTTTTTTCGATTTGTGTACGAATCTTTGCAAGAAGCGGATCCGTACCCTCCGGGCCGGACCCGGTTGGATTTAATACACCTTCACGCCCTGCCTGGAGGGGACCACTTGTTTTATTTCCCCTCCCGCCACTCGTCGACCCACCTTCCGAAGGCCAAGGGGAGGGTGTTCCTCCGGATAAAACAACTTGAATTCGCTCCTCTCCACCGGCGAGC contains:
- a CDS encoding DUF3047 domain-containing protein is translated as MNKSTVVLLTFSFWSGICSNLPAEERDPGPPNAPLQIENFSNSFVQKFPRHFRTFPFQGGKARQVYEVREENGNRYLAGKDDQDISIQIFRRFHWELEKHPIFQWRWRARLLPQGAKESEPTKNDSACGVYVVFGGYTGNSLKYVWSSSLSVGTVAVKKPGKAYFVVMNRGSPGSWQEIKVDVLNDYQRIFKEKPRANPIGFGILTDGNATHSPSACDYDDFAVSRS
- a CDS encoding energy transducer TonB is translated as MIRLFRFIVISLGLHCGGALVASLFFHFPPSPLAGGEERIQVVLSGGTPSPWPSEGGSTSGGRGNKTSGPLQAGREGVLNPTGSGPEGTDPLLAKIRTQIEKNRYYPYLAQKMGKSGKVGVRFQINGEGGLSQLVVEQSSGQTIFDEAALKTVQKGVPYPLYKEPIFVWLNYE